In Vibrio mangrovi, the DNA window CTTGGTTTGGTTTCCCTATTACTTTAAAAGAAAATTATGGGGTTGGACGTGTTGAACTCATTCAATTCTTAAATGAAGCAAAGATAGGGACTCGGTTACTGTTTGCAGGAAATCTAACGCGTCAACCATATTTCTCTAATATACATCATCGAGTTGTAGGGAGTCTGACTAATACAGACAGAATTATGAATCAGACTTTCTGGATTGGTATCTACCCTGGACTAAACTCTTCTCACCTTGATTATATTATCGAAAAATTTAAAGATTTCTTCGGGTTAAACTTTTGATGGTTTGATATGAGAATTTTACTTCTGGGGGCAAATGGCTACCTTGGTCAGCATTTAAGTCAGTGTTTATCCAAGACTGAATCTGTTTTAGGTTTAGTGAGACGTTCTTTCTACAGTGATTACTGTAACATAGTGAATTTAAATAATGAAAAATGGGAAGATATAATTTTAGATTTCGAACCTGAATTAATTGTTAATACAATCACATGTTATGGGAGGTATGGAGAGTCTGCTGAGAAAATATTGGATGCAAATGTAACCTTGCCTATAAAAATAATATCTAGAATATCAGAAGAAATTAAAAATTTCACATTTATTAATTGTGGGACAAGCTTACCCAGAGAAGTGAATCTGTATGCTCTGACAAAATGTCAACTGGATGAACTTCTTATCTATTACTCGCATATGCGTGGGTTTAACTATATTAACTTGAATTTGGAAGGATTCTATGGAGTAGCATGTCAGAACTCATTCATTAATCATATTTTTAAACAATGTATACGTGGTAACGATATTAACCTAACTCTAGGTGAACAATATAGAGACTATATATATATAGAAGATCTATTATCAGCTATTACAACTATCATTCAAAATATTTCAAAAGTAAAAGTATATAAAAAAATAGATATTGGAACTGGACATCCAATACAGATAAAGGAGCTAGTAAGTAAAATATGTAAATTGACTAGCTATAACAAAGAGCCTCGATATGGTGTATTAAAGTATCGAGAAAATGAGTTGATGTATAGCTGTCCAGATATCAGTATATTATCTGGTTTAGGTTGGAAGTCATTATATGATATCGATAGTGGTTTGTCTGATTTGTATTCGAAAGAGTTTAAATGACAGATCTTAATAACAAGAATGTTATTCATTCTATATTCAATTCGGGATGGCTTATTTTTGATAAAGTCACCAGATTGATTTTAGGAATTCTTGTTAATATATATTTGGCAAGAAAAATGGGGGCAGAGTATTATGGTGAAATT includes these proteins:
- a CDS encoding NAD-dependent epimerase/dehydratase family protein; this translates as MRILLLGANGYLGQHLSQCLSKTESVLGLVRRSFYSDYCNIVNLNNEKWEDIILDFEPELIVNTITCYGRYGESAEKILDANVTLPIKIISRISEEIKNFTFINCGTSLPREVNLYALTKCQLDELLIYYSHMRGFNYINLNLEGFYGVACQNSFINHIFKQCIRGNDINLTLGEQYRDYIYIEDLLSAITTIIQNISKVKVYKKIDIGTGHPIQIKELVSKICKLTSYNKEPRYGVLKYRENELMYSCPDISILSGLGWKSLYDIDSGLSDLYSKEFK